A single region of the Etheostoma cragini isolate CJK2018 chromosome 3, CSU_Ecrag_1.0, whole genome shotgun sequence genome encodes:
- the nek3 gene encoding serine/threonine-protein kinase Nek3 — protein MESYLIQKVVGQGSFGRALLVRCKSSQENYVVKEIQLPRNHSKSENWRREAILLSRMKHPNIVAFREAFEADDLLCIVMEYCSGGDLLQRIQQQNSMQFWVDDILRWFAQMCAGALHIHDKRVLHRDLKSKNIFLTDNGTIKLGDFGSACILKSSKAYAHSYVGTPYYVAPEIWDNKPYNNKSDVWSLGCVLYELCTLRHPFQAPSWKSLILKVCRGAYPPLPNHLPYELQYLVKQMFKTNPKDRPSLHSILTSHRVSRLLRAHLPSEALEMQAQGRRTGQWDRQEGKKVVHFLREKSLMKTSTSEGVELPEAHRESREPGPRKQWAAQPSDSVLQMLANASLVSSNSMTASPHGKAPDAGRQRRRWDRDPPEKLLSLLEKAQLSRAFSTFLINTGGGGPLVGPLSQPQGDDPDGPEPEVVLDEDRLQPRSDDEDTDFEEDSPCDWMDEVEKMCLDH, from the exons ATGGAGAGCTACCTAATCCAGAAAGTCGTCGGACAGGGGTCTTTCGGTCGGGCTTTGTTGGTCCGGTGTAAAAGCAGTCAGGAGAACTATGTGGTCAAAGAAATCCAGTTGCCGAGG AATCACTCCAAATCGGAGAATTGGAGGAGAGAAGCCATCCTGCTGTCTAGAATGAAACATCCTAATATTGTTGCTTTCAGGGAGGCATTCGAAG CTGATGACCTCCTGTGCATTGTTATGGAGTACTGCAGTGGAGGAGACCTGCTCCAGAGGATCCAGCAACAGAATTCTATGCAGTTCTGGGTTGATGAT ATCTTGAGGTGGTTTGCTCAAATGTGCGCTGGCGCACTGCATATCCACGATAAACGGGTTTTGCACAGAGATCTGAAGTCCAAG AACATTTTCCTGACAGATAATGGGACAATCAAGCTCGGGGACTTTGGCTCAGCGTGTATTCTGAAAAG CTCAAAGGCATACGCTCATTCATATGTTGGGACACCGTATTATGTGGCTCCAGAAATCTGGGACAATAAGCCATACAACAATAAGAG TGATGTGTGGTCTCTAGGCTGCGTTCTCTACGAGCTCTGCACCCTGCGACACCCG TTCCAGGCACCCAGCTGGAAGAGCCTGATTCTTAAGGTGTGTCGGGGTGCGTACCCTCCCCTCCCCAATCACCTGCCTTACGAGCTGCAGTATTTGGTCAAGCAGATGTTTAAGACAAACCCAAAAGACAGGCCCTCCCTGCACAGCATCCTGACCTCTCACCGGGTCTCCAGACTCCTGCGTGCACATCTGCCCTCCGAG GCGCTAGAGATGCAGGCACAGGGGAGGCGTACGGGTCAATGGGATAGACAAGAGGGAAAGAAGGTGGTTCATTTTCTGAGAGAGAAGAGCTtaatgaaaacatcaacatctgaAG GCGTGGAGTTACCTGAAGCCCACCGTGAAAGCAGAGAGCCGGGTCCTCGTAAGCAATGGGCCGCTCAGCCGTCAGACAGTGTGCTGCAGATGTTGGCCAACGCCAGCCTCGTCTCCTCCAACAGCATGACAGCTTCTCCTCATGGAA AGGCGCCAGACGCCGGCAGGCAGAGGAGACGATGGGACCGGGATCCCCCTGAGAAGCTTCTGAGCCTGCTGGAGAAGGCCCAGCTGAGCAGGGCCTTCAGCACCTTTTTAATAAACAcaggag GTGGGGGCCCTCTGGTGGGACCCCTGTCCCAGCCACAGGGTGATGACCCTGACGGTCCCGAGCCTGAAGTGGTCCTAGACGAGGACCGTCTGCAGCCTCGCTCTGATGACGAGGACAC AGACTTTGAGGAAGACTCTCCATGTGACTGGATGGATGAagttgagaaaatgtgtttggacCACTAA